A stretch of DNA from Pyramidobacter porci:
GGCGGCCATACCCCCAGATGTTGCCAGTGCGACCTGATGGTGGTAAGCTCGGGCGTCCCGGAAAAGTCCGAGGCGGTACGACTGGCCCGCGTTGCAAACGTTCCCGTGCAGGGAGAACTTGATCTCCTTGCGTCACATCTCAAAGGAAAAATAATCGCCGTGACGGGCACCAATGGCAAGACAACCTGTACGGCGCTGATTGCCCATCTGTTGCAAAGTTGCGGTCTGAATGCCGTCTCTGTGGGGAACATCGGCGATCCCTTGGCGGCCCATGCGGATCGGAGTTACGACGCCATCGTGATGGAGCTGAGCAGTTTTCAGCTGCACTGGAACACGCAGCTCAGACCGGACGTTGCCGTCCTGACGAATCTGGCCCCCGATCATCTTGACTGGCATGGCAGTTATGAGAACTACAAAAGCGACAAGTGCAGGATCTTTCTGCCCCGTGAGGGGGAGTGCTACGCGGTGACGCATGACATCGACGCGTTCCGCGTCCCGGCGGGACGTACCGTTTGCGCGCTGGGACGCGGCAATTTGAGGATCGACATGGACGGCAGCGATGTGCTTCTGGTCGATCGCGAAAGACGCCGCCTGTTGTTCCATAAAAGCTCGTTGAAACTGCTCGGCGCCCATAATTTGGAAAATGCCGCCATGTCTTGTGCCGCCGTGGCGCTTGCGTTTCGCGACATCGATCCCTCCGCGGGGCTTGCCAGTTTTGAAGTCCTCCACCATCGCTGTGAACCGGTGGGCGAACGGAATGGCGTCCTTTACATCGACGATTCCAAAGGAACCAACGTGGCCGCTGTGATCGCAGCTTTGCACAGCATCAGCGGCCG
This window harbors:
- the murD gene encoding UDP-N-acetylmuramoyl-L-alanine--D-glutamate ligase; amino-acid sequence: MVHKITVVGAGVSGQALALWAAQCGASVFVTDCRAELPRQTQELFSKARIQWEVGGHTPRCCQCDLMVVSSGVPEKSEAVRLARVANVPVQGELDLLASHLKGKIIAVTGTNGKTTCTALIAHLLQSCGLNAVSVGNIGDPLAAHADRSYDAIVMELSSFQLHWNTQLRPDVAVLTNLAPDHLDWHGSYENYKSDKCRIFLPREGECYAVTHDIDAFRVPAGRTVCALGRGNLRIDMDGSDVLLVDRERRRLLFHKSSLKLLGAHNLENAAMSCAAVALAFRDIDPSAGLASFEVLHHRCEPVGERNGVLYIDDSKGTNVAAVIAALHSISGRKLIILGGQGKGERYDELARVVCEETFAAIVIGSEAEKIFAALLAAGYRHAVRANDMSEAVKKASKLAGPGDKVLLSPACTSWDMYHSYEERGDHFAQLVRTLF